Genomic DNA from Eleutherodactylus coqui strain aEleCoq1 chromosome 8, aEleCoq1.hap1, whole genome shotgun sequence:
ATTGAAGGTGCATTTGAGGTTTTCCACCCCTTGGCTATCAGTAACCTAACACTAAGCAAGACATGTGCGACAATCTTCTTATACCGAGGTGGGATCTCCTCCAAGCCCAACAAAAATACGGCCAATTGCGGTGTTGGATTGATTTTTATGCCCGTGACCTTAAGAATTATGGAGAATACTAATTTCCATAGGGAGAGGATGTGGGGACACTCCCaaaatatatggagaagagatcctgcttcgTTGCATCCTCTCCAACATGTTTGAGGGGTACCCGGGAATAGTCTAGCTAATCTTGTAGGAGAGTAATACCATCTTGTTATCACCTTTTTGTGTACCTCTAATAAACTTCCGCTAGCAGTACTTTTGTATGCCCCTTTGAAAGCCTTGGCCCACTGCACCAGGTCATGTTTAGTTTTCAgatctttttcccaattaaggaggTGGACCTTTTTCTGTCTATTTTCTTACTCCTCAGCTTCCCCATAAAATATGTCATACAAGTATTTAATTCGAATTTTTGGATAGTCCTGGGTAAATAGTAGATTGTACAAATATTTAGGTAGTGATACAAAACTTTTAATTTGTAGGTATTGGAGTAGGTCGCAACTACTAAGACTCGATTCTTTACACAGCTTGTCAAAAGGTTTTAAATCTGAGTTATCCTGAAGATCTGAAATTAAACCTATTCCTTTTTTCTTCCAGCTTTTGATTGTTAGATTGGGAATTAGAAGCTCTAAAGTTTCGATCGGGATAGGTATTTGTTGTCTAGGGCAATAGGATTTAGAAATCTCCACTAGGTGGGTCCATGCTTCTATCGAGACCTTAATGGTAGGACCCATTCCACCTCTTGCCCTCGAGGAATACAATATGGAAGCTGCAAGTATTGGTCCTTTCCCTTTTGCATATAAATGCCAAGATTTGTTTCTGGAGCGCTTTTAGATATTTCTGATGAATAGGAATCGTCATGGTTCTGAAAATATAAAGGATTTTTGGAAGTATTATCATTTTGTAGAGAGCTATTCTTCCCAACCACAATGGTTCTACTTGTCAAATTTAGCTAATTCAATTTGAAGTGAATCTAGCAATAAATTTATATTCGTTGCTGACATACTTCCCAGGGGGAGGGAGATCTGTAGTCCCAAATACAGAACCGGCCCTGTTTCCAATGGATAACGAAAATCTATTTTAATCGTCTCCTTGAGAGGTCTGGGTatattaacactagagatgagtgagcatgctcggataacgcagttactcaagcgagcattgctcttctcgagcaaCTGCATTCTCGTCAGAGCaggcatgggggagggggggagggagagagtttCCTAACCTTCCTCATCACTTTGTTAAGGAAACGTAGTTGAGAGGTGTTTGGCGCATACAAATTCACTATCGTTATAAGAAAACGGTCCATGTGTGATTTTTAAACCCTCGGCGAGGTACCTCCCATTCTGCTCCTTCCATTCCCCATGGAGGTTTGACTTACACCGTAGTGCATGGGTATTGACATCCATATTTCTTTCATAATTCCGTGTGGATGCGACCCACAATGAAAATATGATGGTTAAGTTTCCTCTCCTGTTTTTATATATGGTTTGAGCTCACACACGAAGGGAGTCGGACACATACTTTCCCAAATCTGCAGTTCTGGGGTTTCTGAGCATCCTACAAGGATaggagtccctgcatcttattcaTGGTGATGTGATATTTTTCAAAATATCCTTGTCATCGGGCTGCAAGGTACTGATCACTCACGATTTCCAAATGTACCTTTTTCCCTTTATTTGAGAGAAGTTCTTTTAAATTGGCTCTAAAAGTTAGCTGGATGTGGCCAGTTCCAGTAAAGGCTGTTCCTGTCCTTATGTCATATTGATCGTAGTTCTTGCTCTGGTTTAGCAAGGCTGTTGTATATTACAGGCCCCCTGTGGAGTTGTGACAGTCTTTTTGAAGTCTGCTTGTCCAGCATTTAACTCTTCTACCTACAAACTGCACAGCAGTGTTGCAAAACCTTGTGAGACTTAGCCATACCATACTGAATAGACTAACATCAAAATGAATGCTGAGACACACATAGAATGTCTGACAGCTTAGAGACTCTACatcacatttatctatctcatatctaccttccCCGTCATGACAGCCCGACAAAAAATACAGCCCTCTCCGtacaatatttgcagacaatgaagAAAAAGAGCAGGCTGCACAGGATGTGCAGTGTCAGGAATACAGCCTTATGTATGTAAGTGACCAGAATCATGTAAAGATGGCAGGGCAGTTTGAATGGCCTTGAACCCTCTCCTTCTCCATCTTACTCCCCCTTCCTGGAACAACAAGACCCTGGAGGCCACCCAAACCACCCAAGTATAATCTGCCACATCTTGAGTTAAATCCTTGACAACATTTGATTGGGTCAAGGTCTGATATTAACAAGCAGACAATGATAAATTAAATGTTATGATTGATTTACACTGATTGTTATTCACTACTTTAAGGGGTGGACCTTGAGAGACTCAGCATAATGATACTAATATGATGTGTTCTGTGAAGATAAGGAAGCCATTACCATCCACCTTTCATCAGAATTTGTTTAGTGCACTTAATTACTAGCTGGTCTATTGGTTCTCACCTGGTTTGTCATACATCACTTCATTTGTTATGTCTTGTATTCTTCATTACCATACTGTCATAGCAGCTGGTTGCAAAGGCCACAAAAGTGAAACTAAAGGTCATTGGACTacttattgttaaaggggttgtctcgcgctgaaacgggttattttttttgcataggccccccgttcggcgcaggacaaacccaagggatgtgttaaaattttaaaaaaaaatattacttacccaaatccccgctctgcgacttcttccttcttcctacttcttccttctccaagatggacgccgggatcttcacccacgatgcaccgcgggtcttctcccatggtgcaccgtgggctctgtgcggtccattgccgattccagcctcctgattggctggaatcggcacacgtgacggggcggagctacgcggtgacacgtagaagggggcggagccagaacatcgctcgtgcccggacagaccagaagggagaagacccttctgcgcaagcgcgtctaaaaaggcaagaagacgtcaaaattagacggaaccatggagacgaggacgctagcaatggagcaggtaagtgaataacttctgtatggctcatatttaatgcacgatgtatattacaaagtgcattaatatggccatacagaagtgctgaaccccacttgctttcgcgagacaacccctttaacctacaaTGtggctggacatcccctttaatgggTTGATGCTTATTTATACACAGTGTGAATATTTGGCTTCTTCCAGGAAACTTCATCCCCATCGGTGAGAAGGTGGAGTGGATGGATAACTATACAGCTatgatgcacagactggaagATGCAGCACTGAACCCAAACTACTCAGACTTCATTGTCCccatcctaatatacaggtgagCGGTGATAGGTTACTTGATTTGTTCAATTAAAagttaaggtacttttacaaggGCCAACTATTtgccaaaaattgctcaaacaagcAATTTTATTTGACAGTAGTCCCATATAAATGCTGGATCTGACAGAGTACTGAACTAGAAATCGCTCATTAGCAGCTCATACAAGTGAGCAACTTCTAGCTCAatgtaaacaagcagtcattcatctttgTACAACTGGCCTGTTCACataaatggaggtgggcagccagaAGTGATCCCAGATGTGCTAACCCATCATTCACTGATCGACTACTGCTCCTGCATGAAAGCATCGGAGCaacagtcgttccatgtaaaagtacctttaaggctctttcacacaggcatatgggtcatcaatattttatgagccaaaaccagaagtggaacatacagaaagaaagtataatggaaagatttgctttCTCCCATTTATTGGACCCACTCCCAGttgtggctcacaaaatactgctgaaaaatacgcccatgtgaaggcaccttaaaggggttctgacatgaataatttttttatgctttagcagccattgttccctggtgtgcctaatggacccagtgaacccatgggttaatggctgctaaagcataaaaagataacacttaccttgtcttctgttgttgttgacatcggggggtcagctcctggcaggcagtcttcttcctccagcagccgcgccgctccgggattgcgcgcatgcgcagtagagaggtgccctctgacaggagtcaggacgggctgcgtctccactgcgcatgcgcagcactccggagttcagccggacggacgggccgcccacagcaagcactgcttgtgacgtgcttgctgtgagcggtccgtccgttgacctcggaagtgcctgacggacggagcagagcaggaagcgttctttttgaccgctcctgctctgctttaaaggcacagaagatgatgccggctggaggggacatgcctggcgatcgggccaggccaggccaggtgagtacaatttttttttcttcatgtcagaacccctttaagccccagtGCTATCTGAATAGCAAAAATAACTGCTACCATCTGATAGGTTGTTCCCATCCCAGCGGCACTTCACATTGACACAATGCAGCCAGTCTGGGTCCATACTGAGACCCAAGTGAGagagcagacagacagacacacaaagCGCCAGGAATGTGAATTCTGAGGCCACCTGCAATATAAGTTAGAAGTGACCAACAGCTGGAAGCAGTATGATGATTTCTATCAGAACAAAGATCGGTCTTTAGACCCCAGGAATGTGTTATTATAAGGAGAGTAGAGAAAATCCAGCGAAAAACAAAGagaacaaggagaaacattatcaTATTATGAGTCCTTCATCATCATagtcaccatcatcatcattagAGATCagtgagtaccaaaatgctcgggtgctcgatactcgagtcaaacctttcgtaatgctcgaaagctcgtttcgagtaacaaaccctattgaagtcaatgagagattcgagcatttttcaagctgaccaatgctccgcatgggggaggttgtgtgaatcacctgaaaacatcagaaagtcatggaaacaccacagaaacggatagggaacggcaggggcagcatgcatgggtgcatctgaggctcctaggtcgcactattaagccaaattttgggcaagagcctggcagtcatCCCCCTaataatttacttgggacagaccataagcagcaaggcacacgcgctggcacatcttagctaagcaccatactaggtgcaaccaaggccaatcaccgcctgtgggtgacaccactgcctcttctcttgggttacatgctggcattgctgtccaaccccccgcatgagcctgcgtccacagcgcacactaaattttccctgcgcagcgttcaactgcccttatgccacacgctcgcttcatagccacaccaccctcatatctatttataagcgcatactagatgaggaggaaccagaggcacacactgcagagggttggcagggccaggcagtgaccctctttgacaGTGTGgccaatagcccacaatgctgatgagaattgatgataaattgacgtacgatcataattccaatcccgtgccacctctgtcacaaaattgtcaggagccacaaacgtgatcataaaggggactcggatgccagtacttctacacatctccacaatgcagcagcgcatactaacaccaaagatgggtttgaagcaggaggtgtcgcaaaagtagccaccacaggtatacagtgaccctgtgaaagtctcattaaatccgttacgtttcctgtgaacgctccaatccagtatctcagataactgtggtaacacgaaacaCGAATAATAATACATGctgaccagcgctgacccccagggatgtgtGCGTTTATCACACGTAAACCAATCTTTACCACGCAGGGCATTATAAGTCAGGGGACacccaaaaacaggcagtgtacaattagttgacctgttatacagctgggATTCCTGCAAAAGCCTAGTGCgcactactaggcacaacaatcgtgggcataaagtggactcggaagTTAGTAATGCTGTAAACGTCTTATTAAATCAATTACGCTTCATTtcattggtccaaaccagtgtctcagataactgtggtaacacaagagcaaatacatgttgaccagctgatccccagaccccaaggaggaggaggaggtggcataatatgccagagaaaccatgactgaggtaggacctgcaatcctctgtgtgggaagcacgtgagcgggcccagggtcaggctcggtctgagcctccaccttgtgtgacccaatgtgctgtcagttacggttcctttcatcgctccaaagactggataaaccacaaagaaattccactggccaaacctggcacagttgcaccccacccaagaccttggcctctgcccaaaTCCTCTTTTAGGCAGGAGGTGTTCCGCTGGCACCCAAAAAAAAGTTTCCAGCGTGTAGCACTGGGATCTAGGGCTAATTCACTGTGCACAGAGACTTTTAGACTTGAGAGGCGCTGAGCTGCACCAGAAATAATTAAGCCACTGTATACCGCAGGTACCTAGCCCTAATTCACCGCTCACAGACTTGTAGACAGGACATGCTGTATGCAGGCCCGTAAAATATTTTACCAGCATGTAGCGCTGAGATCTAGGGCTAAttaaccgcacacagagacttttaGATTTGATAAAATGTTAACAAGGCCAGAACTAATTTAACCAGCGTGTAGCGCTGAGATATAGGGTTCATTCACCGTGCACAGAGACTTTTAGACTTGAGAGGCGCTGAGCTGCACCAGAaataattaacccactgtatagcactggTAGATACACTGCAAAACAGCATCCACACACGGGCATATAGCATACACCAACACAAATGGGCAGAATACAGGCGGGGTGCTTAAAacaaaatggtgcactactggtcccagacaGCCAAAAtgataatgcacacaatgagatgaGTAGTCCTAAGAAGtactgttgggttcttgtagtcaggatccctgcctcaccacaacctaattcctacactaacactttccctatctctgcagcactatccctaaactctgccagcatgtgCCTGAGGCAAGcagcgggcggccccagtttaagggaggtttcacaccagcgtgtttttgtgcgtgcatatacatgcacaaaaacacgcttctatttgcaataatgcattccctatggtgtgttcacatgtccatgctttacaggcatgtacctgcaaagataggacatgcgtgcgccatagggaatgcacgcatggttttcaatggagccgtggctgctgccggtggctccattgaaaacaatgatctgccggccccctgcattctttttcagggaagggctttacatataaacccttccctgataaAGAAAGATGGTAGTgttcggcagatgtttccttcatcctctcATCCTCGCTagtataaagaattccctgctgctacatctgccacatctgtgacagatgcagcagtggaattcttcaattctctaccgcagctgtcccaCATGTCAGCTGTTATAGAGGATtttgctgccggcaaccccttcaattgatttcagggaaggggtttaaaaataagcccttcgctgaaaatcctgaaaaagttgtctaaaaaagaaaaaaaaaaacatatttacttcccttcagcttccggggcacagccacatcttctcctgctgaATGAATAAATGGgcgagagttgcctgtgattgactgagtacctcagccaattacattcagctcttttagcaggcggggacagcaggagaagggaaataagtatgtatttatttttgttctttaaaccactttttctggattttcagggaggggctaaTATTTTAAAGCCTTTCGCTGTAATCAATTGAAGGGGTTGCcgacagcagaatcctctaccgcagctgacgtgtgacagctgcggtagagaattgaggaattcctctgctgcatcagtCACAGATCTGGCAGAtgttgcagcagggaattctttatactAGCGGGGATCACAACAGCGGcacacaggtaagtatatttttaacttttttttttttttaacactaaaatctttctttatcagggaagggcttatatgtaaagcccttcgctgaaaaagaatgcaggggtgccggcagaccaatgttttcaatggagccgccggcagcagccgcggctccattggaagcaatgcatggacctgcactcacgtgtgtttttgcatgtacatgggtgcgcacctatgtacgcacctatttacacacaaaaacacgcttgtgtgaagccactctaagtactcagcggtcacctgatcagcccagccactcactgctgtagacgtgcagcgggctggcacgtcacagcaggaggtggtaaagccttccccgcatgtttagcgctattTTTAAGCCGATAAACAtgtgagcatctcgagtagtctACTACTTgattgagcatcaagcttggacgagtgtgctcactcatctttaatcatcatctatattttttatttctccagcGCAACGTGTCCTTTATATGACAAAAATGACATGCAGACATTTATGGACAACTGTGTGAAGATGACAGGTAATACATGCGCTGGTTATGGTGGGCTCAGCCCCTCAGACTTCCTTTCCTCTTGCTCTATGGCTGCCATATTTTGACCAGCTAGGACCGGGGCATGACCGTCAACATAAAGAACTCAGCGCTGTTTTATGTCTTATACAATCTCTCTAAAACATGAGGGAGATTTACTAAGATAAATGTGCCACAGTTCTGGCTCTATTCATGCCCAAAAGTGGCATACATGTCActgcaccacatttattatatGTTTTAGACACTTAACACCCTCACTGAACAAGAGGGTGTGACTTAGTGAGAAAAGGGCCTTTTTTGACTGGAAAGGATGCAACTCAAAATGTGAAGTTTGCTGCTAATATTGGTGTAAACTAAGCGAACTAAAAGACAGTGTAATGTTAGACAATAGTATCTAAAGATGTGAGAAATTTATCATATATAATAagacactgtgataaatctggtagcATAACCCTTTTCAGCCAATAACTCTCTTGTCCAAAACACTTATATAGAGTGTATGCACAAGTGTTTTAGCCATGTGTTTGAAGTGTAGAGAGGGGAGTAAGCAGCTGCCAGGCTGTCCTTCTCCTCATCCAGATCCTCAATCCTTTCtagactcctctgtccccctccagaaTGCAGTCATCCTCAAAACCCCattgtcctcctccagacatcTATGCCATTCTTCAGACTTCTGTCCTCTTTCCAgatttttgtcatttttcttcAAATGTCTCTATCCTCCTCCAGACTTCTTTATCCACCTCCAAATTCCTGTACTCCTCTATACCCTATTGTCCacttccagactcctctgtcctctACCAGACAGTTTTGATCCTCTTGCAGGCTGATGTCTGCTTCTAGACCCTTCTATTCCCCCAGATACTGCTGTCCAGTCCTCCTGTCTCCTCTGTCCTTAGCAGATCCTTCTCCCCTTCTCTATACCCCTCTGACTCCCCCCAAACTCCTCTCCAGACTCATAGAGGAGGGTGTTTTTGATTCCCTTCTACGAGCCAGTAGATAGATCCAACGCAGATTTCATACAGGTggtcaaaaatataaaaaaaatgttaatctgCTCGCCATGGCTATCTTTCATTTCTTCTCTCCATCTTTTAAGGTGTTGGGTACTTTCATTTGTGTATTTCTTATAGCAGCTCATAATAAAATCATAGATATGAAATGTGATAATAGAAATATTACACTCTGCATTATATGTCGGGATGTGACCAATGGGCTGAACTGAACATTTAAGCTGAAGGTACCACAGTATCAGGTTCTGCTCTGGATGAATATTTGCTAGGTATGGATTAGTGAGGTTGTATCATATCACACATCTGCTCCCATCTGTGTCTCTCACAGGAGTCGTCCCCATTGTCGTCCTCACCAGAAAGAGAAGTAGAGACTTCATTGAGATCGAAAAACAGTTCAAGCAGATGGGAGCTGAAACTGTTATAGGAATAGAGAACTACACCGATGAAGACTATATCCAGACTCTTGAGAGAACCAAAGATATCCTGATGGTTATTCACAAGGCCTTAGAAAATGTCACATTCCGTCTGAGACAGGAAAGAAACTCCCAGAGAGACTGGAGGGAACGGAAGAAGTTCCTGCTGGAGTATATACACATGGCTgagaaagagaagaaagaaaatttaagagaggaagagaggagaagagaggaagTGAGGAGAAGAGCAGAAAGAAATTAAAAAGCCATTATTTTGGTAGCAAAATTCTCTAATGGCAGCACATAGACATGAAGGATGCACCAGGATAAGTCACTTCTTTATCAGAATGTTAATCCTGTCTACACTACTCTGTACTGTTGTATGTCTGCAGAGAATGATCTTTACTCATGTCAGACGTCAGTGATGTAAACTGTATTCACTCTGATGACTTATCAAATGATATTGATTATACATAAAACAAGATAATGATGTGATGACGACATATAATACAACCTACAGTCCTGTCTTTTagttttttattagagatgagcgaatgtactcgtccgagcttgatgctcgttcgagtattagggtgctcgagatgctcgttactagaggtgagcaccacgcggtactcgagtcaattccatttccttccctgcatgttttgcaccattttctggccaatagacatggagggaaggcattacaacttcctcctgtgacgttctagatctatcccacccccctgcagtgagtggctggtgagatcaagtgaccgcagagtatttaaagtgggccgtccgcggctcgcctcagacacacactgggagagatcagggagagtgctgcggcttattcagggatagtgttagtgtaggttcctgtcctcaagaacaccaacggttcttcttagggccacatttgaccatgtgcattactgttgcggctgctggtagcagttttgcgcattttttttttttatatcgggctgtgcaggccattacagctgtagtgttctcaggctgcactctgtaatacagagtatagggaaagtgctcctgagatagggacagtggtagtgtagtgtaggatcctgtgtacaagaaccccaacggtccttctaaggactacctctgaccgtctgaattttacagggttctggtgggagttgtagtccatcactattgtacagctaggcctgtttgtagccttccatataatttttttctccctggagtctgccttactataccgctctcagcgagaaagtgtacacacataattccaagattatttacaccgggctgtgtctgcagtgaatttgacgcacagcatatggccactgtgacttatagagggaaagtgatatacacactatatagcctgtattcttttccaaaaaaaaaccaaaaagctccttggttgggctacctttgaccgtttaaattttactagGTGTCTGGTGgaagttttagtccatcactattgcacttaggcctgtttgtggccttcctgactattttttcctTCCTGACTAGAATTTGCCTTAccatactgctctcagcgacaaagtgtacacacataattccaagattatttacaccgaccagtgtctgcagtgaatttgacgctcagcgtacggccaacacagctacttatagggggaaagtgatatacacagtatatagcctgtcttctttttaaaaaaaaacccaaaaagctccttcgttgggctacctctgacagtctgcattttactgggttgcctgctgggagttttggtgcattaCTATTGcactgctaggcctgtttgcggccttccttccattttttttggcctggagttagcgttacaattccgctctctgcgttAAAGTGTACGCatgtaattccataattatttacagcggtctgtgtctgctctattcgtaatccaccatgctgagggttaggggtaggggtcgaggatgttgacgcgggcgaggacgcggagttccaagtgagggtgtgggcacaggccgtgttcctggtccaggtgaatcccagccggatgctgcgggattaggagagaggcaagtttctggggtccccagcttcatatcacaatttatgggtccacgtggtagacctttattgcaaacacagcagtgtgagcaggtcctgtcgtggatggcagaaaatgcatccagcaatgtatcgggcacccagtcttctacgcagtccactgctgaaactctgaatcctctggctgctgcttctccttcctcccagccacctcactccatgaaaGTGACAtcatctgagcaggcagactcccaggaactgttctcgggtccctgccatgagtgggaaaacctggttcctctctcacctgaggggtttgtcgtgaccgatgcccaacctttggaaagttcccagggtctgcTGAGGAGGCAGGGGACTTCCGCCAAGTGTCtccagagctttcagtgggtcagGACGACGATGATGATCAgacgcagttgtctatcagtgcggtagtagtaagggcagtcagtccgagggaggagcgcacagaggattcggaggaagagcagctggacaatgaggtgactgaccccacctggtttgctaagccaactgaggacaggtcttcagagagggaggcaagtgcagcagcaggacaggttggaagaggcagggagtggccaggggtagaggcaggagcgaataatcccccaactgtttcccacagcaccccctcccatcatgccaccatgcagaggcctaggtgtggatgtttttcagtgagagcgcagacgaccgccgaacagtgatgtgcaaccaccagcatgcgcaggcatatgatggccaagcaccccacaaggtgggacaaaggccgttcaccgcctgcgggtcacaacACTGCCTCTtcacctgtgccccaacctgccactcagatccaacccccctctcaggacacaggcacgagcgcctcccggcctgcacccacaccctcacctctgctgtcctcgaccccatccagcaatgtttctcagcacagcgttcagctgttgctaacagaagcattggagcgaaagcgtaaataagccaccacgcacccgcacgctcaagctttatacgtgcacatagccaaattgatcagcctggag
This window encodes:
- the LOC136578038 gene encoding uncharacterized protein; the encoded protein is MEPNQLRQKILRFSLDDGPRGNQGYSRVLLQLIGSIGHGKSFFINSSKYVLEEGETFIQYAEAGETADGGAITTVRKAYDLTENITMVDNRACNLANSFHKVVIYAQLGNFIPIGEKVEWMDNYTAMMHRLEDAALNPNYSDFIVPILIYSATCPLYDKNDMQTFMDNCVKMTGVVPIVVLTRKRSRDFIEIEKQFKQMGAETVIGIENYTDEDYIQTLERTKDILMVIHKALENVTFRLRQERNSQRDWRERKKFLLEYIHMAEKEKKENLREEERRREEVRRRAERN